In Artemia franciscana chromosome 8, ASM3288406v1, whole genome shotgun sequence, a genomic segment contains:
- the LOC136030564 gene encoding zinc finger RNA-binding protein-like isoform X2 codes for MSNYFGFTGNNKYVAQSTAYPTAATNYVAATAYAAAAAQPRPGYDPSSFTSTGYGNTSGFPNAYGGVTSITPSYDYSAYARAAANTAVGTAVTAASNTSAYDNAIKTHYGSYNTIQSKSQSYSTPSVTYSTSYSSTTVSANPSATYTSQTAQAAATPKPYSGYEAALYNAATSLLAQKSQEVKKTGAPITTGWTTAKKPYQGHQKPYQDRSQLQKLGYTTPRPPPKPQQLMYCDVCKISCAGPQTYKEHLDGQKHKKKEALAKAGQTAIAVPKNAAALRCELCDVACTGSDAYAAHIRGAKHQKVVKLHTRLGKPIPSDEPQLITSSGAIVPSSAVAATTGNVSTTTTTAAPTSTTSSTGAVRAAPPKISFVAGKGASTAATPAAVKDVSPTASAVKDDKVASEVANAVRILEEEKNVQPIGQEFVEEVKTDEGRVVNYHCKLCDCRFTDPNAKDMHMKGRRHRLAYKKKVDPTLSVEMKPSSRRQKAESERERRQRLKEEAMRKRREEMVANMQEDEGAMWDQFRRHEDEVNYIEYMEWCRQYGPGFRGPQMGPRMPVGMGPPPMGMMPPMGMVGMPPVFPQSYDDRHVNAKHQSLFPEEKEMEYMQKTVTMIEKALKLVSDQFTTEDEVKAKAEAAASPKTEVTEPPKTEAVAASKADKPKIEKESLPGLETEKKEGEKKDKPQASNRILKGVMRVGRLAKGLILKGNRDVRLIVFCANVPTIQLLQRLNASVQPHLKAVDPDGKYSVKSDPRTAALVITRESPEYVVSVRLTLTSPVLREGQGAEKEGTNNTSQAKTPAVNVKGALDRQSCLEALASLRHTKWFQARAVGLPFCVLVLRVLRDMSMRIPALRPLKHWALELIAEKVLFSAGAPLSPGAALRRILEAIASGFLLEGGPGLLDPCEKEPTDAAGNLTNQERLDITAYAQHALRLFAFRQVYKVLDMEQLPAPAKQKGGRGGYGNRKRRRESAGDAEETSAEGKKDKRDEGAEGAVAEKATEKITI; via the exons TGCTCAAAGTACAGCATATCCAACAGCAGCAACTAATTATGTAGCTGCTACCGCTTATGCTGCTGCAGCAGCACAGCCCAGACCTGGATATGATCCTTCTAGTTTCACATCAACTGGATATGGAAATACTTCTGGATTTCCAAACGCATATGGAG GTGTGACTTCAATAACTCCATCATATGACTACAGTGCATATGCACGAGCTGCAGCCAATACAGCTGTTGGAACTGCTGTAACAGCTGCAAGTAACACTAGTGCATATGATAACGCCATCAAAACTCATTATGGATCGTATAATACAATACAGTCAAAAAGTCAGTCATATTCAACACCTTCTGTGACCTACTCAACTAGTTATTCGTCAACTACTGTATCAGCAAACCCAAGTGCAACATATACATCTCAGACTGCTCAAGCTGCAGCTACTCCTAAGCCTTACAGTGGCTATGAGGCTGCACTTTATAATGCTGCAACTTCTCTTCTTGCTCAAAAGAGCCAAGAAGTTAAGAAAACGGGGGCTCCTATCACTACTGGATGGACTACTGCTAAGAAACCTTACCAAGGACATCAGAAACCATACCAAGATCGATCTCAGTTGCAAAAACTAGGGTATACTACTCCAAGGCCACCACCAAAGCCACAGCAGTTGATGTACTGTGATGTTTGCAAAATTAGCTGTGCTGGGCCCCAA acttATAAAGAGCACTTGGATGGACAGAAGCACAAGAAGAAAGAGGCATTAGCAAAAGCTGGCCAAACTGCTATTGCTGTACCCAAAAATGCGGCAGCTCTTCGTTGTGAGCTCTGCGATGTTGCCTGTACTGGATCAGATGCGTATGCTGCCCACATTCGAGGGGCTAAACATCAAAAGGTTGTTAAACTTCATACAAGACTTGGTAAGCCCATACCCTCTGATGAACCACAGTTGATTACAAGCAGTGGTGCAATTGTACCATCATCTGCTGTAGCAGCCACCACTGGCAATGTTTCAACTACGACAACGACGGCTGCTCCAACATCAACTACTTCTTCAACTGGTGCAGTTAGAGCCGCTCCACCCAAAATAAGTTTTGTTG CTGGCAAAGGAGCTTCAACTGCTGCCACTCCTGCTGCTGTCAAAGATGTCTCTCCTACAGCCTCTGCTGTTAAAGATGACAAAGTAGCCAGTGAAGTTGCTAATGCTGTTCGTATccttgaagaagaaaagaatgtTCAACCAATAGGACAAGAATTTGTGGAAGAAGTGAAGACGGACGAAGGACGTGTGGTAAACTATCATTGCAAGTTATGTGATTGTCGCTTCACTGATCCTAATGCCAAGGATATGCATATGAAAGGGCGTCGCCATCGTTTAGCTTACAAGAAGAAG GTTGATCCAACTTTGAGTGTTGAAATGAAACCATCGTCTCGCCGCCAAAAGGCTGAGTCAGAAAGAGAACGCCGCCAGAGACTCAAGGAAGAGGCCATGAGAAAACGCAGAGAAGAAAT GGTTGCCAATATGCAAGAAGACGAAGGAGCAATGTGGGACCAGTTTCGACGCCATGAAGATGAGGTCAATTACATAGAATATATGGAATGGTGCCGCCAGTACGGTCCTGGTTTTAGAGGACCACAAATGGGACCTCGTATGCCAGTTGGAATGGGACCTCCTCCAATGGGTATGATGCCGCCGATGGGTATGGTTGGTATGCCACCTGTTTTTCCACAGTCATATGATGACAGACATGTCAATGCTAAGCATCAGTCACTCTTTCCAGAG GAGAAGGAAATGGAGTATATGCAAAAAACGGTTACTATGATTGAAAAGGCTTTGAAATTAGTCTCAGATCAGTTTACTACAGAAGACGAGGTGAAGGCAAAGGCTGAGGCTGCTGCTTCACCAAAGACTGAGGTGACTGAACCTCCAAAGACTGAAGCTGTGGCTGCATCAAAGGCTGATAAGCCAAAAATCGAAAAGGAATCTCTTCCAGGACTTGAGACAGAAAAGAAAGA gGGAGAAAAGAAGGACAAACCTCAAGCATCTAATAGGATTCTCAAGGGTGTTATGAGAGTTGGCCGCCTTGCTAAAGGTTTAATTCTCAAAGGCAATCGTGATGTTCGTCTCATCGTATTTTGTGCCAATGTTCCTACTATACAACTCTTGCAACGTCTTAACGCTTCTGTGCAGCCGCACTTGAAG GCCGTGGATCCCGATGGAAAGTACTCAGTTAAGAGTGATCCTAGGACAGCTGCTTTGGTTATAACCAGAGAATCACCGGAATACGTTGTATCTGTTCGTCTTACTTTGACTTCGCCAGTTCTTCGTGAGGGACAAGGTG ctgaaaaagaagGAACTAATAATACGAGCCAAGCTAAGACACCAGCTGTGAACGTCAAGGGCGCACTTGATCGCCAATCCTGTTTGGAAGCATTGGCTTCGCTTCGTCATACTAAATGGTTTCAG GCTAGAGCTGTTGGTCTGCCCTTCTGCGTTTTGGTCCTAAGAGTTCTTCGAGACATGTCGATGCGTATCCCTGCTCTTCGCCCCTTGAAGCACtgg gcTCTGGAATTGATTGCAGAAAAGGTTTTGTTTAGTGCTGGTGCGCCACTTAGTCCCGGTGCGGCTCTAAGAAGAATACTAGAGGCTATTGCATCTGGATTTCTTCTCGAAG GTGGCCCAGGTCTACTTGACCCATGTGAGAAAGAGCCAACGGATGCTGCAGGAAATTTAACGAATCAAGAAAGGCTTGATATAACCGCTTACGCTcag
- the LOC136030564 gene encoding zinc finger RNA-binding protein-like isoform X3: MSNYFGFTGNNQYVAQSTAYPTAATNYVAATAYAAAAAQPRPGYDPSSFTSTGYGNTSGFPNAYGGVTSITPSYDYSAYARAAANTAVGTAVTAASNTSAYDNAIKTHYGSYNTIQSKSQSYSTPSVTYSTSYSSTTVSANPSATYTSQTAQAAATPKPYSGYEAALYNAATSLLAQKSQEVKKTGAPITTGWTTAKKPYQGHQKPYQDRSQLQKLGYTTPRPPPKPQQLMYCDVCKISCAGPQTYKEHLDGQKHKKKEALAKAGQTAIAVPKNAAALRCELCDVACTGSDAYAAHIRGAKHQKVVKLHTRLGKPIPSDEPQLITSSGAIVPSSAVAATTGNVSTTTTTAAPTSTTSSTGAVRAAPPKISFVAGKGASTAATPAAVKDVSPTASAVKDDKVASEVANAVRILEEEKNVQPIGQEFVEEVKTDEGRVVNYHCKLCDCRFTDPNAKDMHMKGRRHRLAYKKKVDPTLSVEMKPSSRRQKAESERERRQRLKEEAMRKRREEMVANMQEDEGAMWDQFRRHEDEVNYIEYMEWCRQYGPGFRGPQMGPRMPVGMGPPPMGMMPPMGMVGMPPVFPQSYDDRHVNAKHQSLFPEEKEMEYMQKTVTMIEKALKLVSDQFTTEDEVKAKAEAAASPKTEVTEPPKTEAVAASKADKPKIEKESLPGLETEKKEGEKKDKPQASNRILKGVMRVGRLAKGLILKGNRDVRLIVFCANVPTIQLLQRLNASVQPHLKAVDPDGKYSVKSDPRTAALVITRESPEYVVSVRLTLTSPVLREGQGAEKEGTNNTSQAKTPAVNVKGALDRQSCLEALASLRHTKWFQARAVGLPFCVLVLRVLRDMSMRIPALRPLKHWALELIAEKVLFSAGAPLSPGAALRRILEAIASGFLLEGGPGLLDPCEKEPTDAAGNLTNQERLDITAYAQHALRLFAFRQVYKVLDMEQLPAPAKQKGGRGGYGNRKRRRESAGDAEETSAGKKDKRDEGAEGAVAEKATEKITI, translated from the exons TGCTCAAAGTACAGCATATCCAACAGCAGCAACTAATTATGTAGCTGCTACCGCTTATGCTGCTGCAGCAGCACAGCCCAGACCTGGATATGATCCTTCTAGTTTCACATCAACTGGATATGGAAATACTTCTGGATTTCCAAACGCATATGGAG GTGTGACTTCAATAACTCCATCATATGACTACAGTGCATATGCACGAGCTGCAGCCAATACAGCTGTTGGAACTGCTGTAACAGCTGCAAGTAACACTAGTGCATATGATAACGCCATCAAAACTCATTATGGATCGTATAATACAATACAGTCAAAAAGTCAGTCATATTCAACACCTTCTGTGACCTACTCAACTAGTTATTCGTCAACTACTGTATCAGCAAACCCAAGTGCAACATATACATCTCAGACTGCTCAAGCTGCAGCTACTCCTAAGCCTTACAGTGGCTATGAGGCTGCACTTTATAATGCTGCAACTTCTCTTCTTGCTCAAAAGAGCCAAGAAGTTAAGAAAACGGGGGCTCCTATCACTACTGGATGGACTACTGCTAAGAAACCTTACCAAGGACATCAGAAACCATACCAAGATCGATCTCAGTTGCAAAAACTAGGGTATACTACTCCAAGGCCACCACCAAAGCCACAGCAGTTGATGTACTGTGATGTTTGCAAAATTAGCTGTGCTGGGCCCCAA acttATAAAGAGCACTTGGATGGACAGAAGCACAAGAAGAAAGAGGCATTAGCAAAAGCTGGCCAAACTGCTATTGCTGTACCCAAAAATGCGGCAGCTCTTCGTTGTGAGCTCTGCGATGTTGCCTGTACTGGATCAGATGCGTATGCTGCCCACATTCGAGGGGCTAAACATCAAAAGGTTGTTAAACTTCATACAAGACTTGGTAAGCCCATACCCTCTGATGAACCACAGTTGATTACAAGCAGTGGTGCAATTGTACCATCATCTGCTGTAGCAGCCACCACTGGCAATGTTTCAACTACGACAACGACGGCTGCTCCAACATCAACTACTTCTTCAACTGGTGCAGTTAGAGCCGCTCCACCCAAAATAAGTTTTGTTG CTGGCAAAGGAGCTTCAACTGCTGCCACTCCTGCTGCTGTCAAAGATGTCTCTCCTACAGCCTCTGCTGTTAAAGATGACAAAGTAGCCAGTGAAGTTGCTAATGCTGTTCGTATccttgaagaagaaaagaatgtTCAACCAATAGGACAAGAATTTGTGGAAGAAGTGAAGACGGACGAAGGACGTGTGGTAAACTATCATTGCAAGTTATGTGATTGTCGCTTCACTGATCCTAATGCCAAGGATATGCATATGAAAGGGCGTCGCCATCGTTTAGCTTACAAGAAGAAG GTTGATCCAACTTTGAGTGTTGAAATGAAACCATCGTCTCGCCGCCAAAAGGCTGAGTCAGAAAGAGAACGCCGCCAGAGACTCAAGGAAGAGGCCATGAGAAAACGCAGAGAAGAAAT GGTTGCCAATATGCAAGAAGACGAAGGAGCAATGTGGGACCAGTTTCGACGCCATGAAGATGAGGTCAATTACATAGAATATATGGAATGGTGCCGCCAGTACGGTCCTGGTTTTAGAGGACCACAAATGGGACCTCGTATGCCAGTTGGAATGGGACCTCCTCCAATGGGTATGATGCCGCCGATGGGTATGGTTGGTATGCCACCTGTTTTTCCACAGTCATATGATGACAGACATGTCAATGCTAAGCATCAGTCACTCTTTCCAGAG GAGAAGGAAATGGAGTATATGCAAAAAACGGTTACTATGATTGAAAAGGCTTTGAAATTAGTCTCAGATCAGTTTACTACAGAAGACGAGGTGAAGGCAAAGGCTGAGGCTGCTGCTTCACCAAAGACTGAGGTGACTGAACCTCCAAAGACTGAAGCTGTGGCTGCATCAAAGGCTGATAAGCCAAAAATCGAAAAGGAATCTCTTCCAGGACTTGAGACAGAAAAGAAAGA gGGAGAAAAGAAGGACAAACCTCAAGCATCTAATAGGATTCTCAAGGGTGTTATGAGAGTTGGCCGCCTTGCTAAAGGTTTAATTCTCAAAGGCAATCGTGATGTTCGTCTCATCGTATTTTGTGCCAATGTTCCTACTATACAACTCTTGCAACGTCTTAACGCTTCTGTGCAGCCGCACTTGAAG GCCGTGGATCCCGATGGAAAGTACTCAGTTAAGAGTGATCCTAGGACAGCTGCTTTGGTTATAACCAGAGAATCACCGGAATACGTTGTATCTGTTCGTCTTACTTTGACTTCGCCAGTTCTTCGTGAGGGACAAGGTG ctgaaaaagaagGAACTAATAATACGAGCCAAGCTAAGACACCAGCTGTGAACGTCAAGGGCGCACTTGATCGCCAATCCTGTTTGGAAGCATTGGCTTCGCTTCGTCATACTAAATGGTTTCAG GCTAGAGCTGTTGGTCTGCCCTTCTGCGTTTTGGTCCTAAGAGTTCTTCGAGACATGTCGATGCGTATCCCTGCTCTTCGCCCCTTGAAGCACtgg gcTCTGGAATTGATTGCAGAAAAGGTTTTGTTTAGTGCTGGTGCGCCACTTAGTCCCGGTGCGGCTCTAAGAAGAATACTAGAGGCTATTGCATCTGGATTTCTTCTCGAAG GTGGCCCAGGTCTACTTGACCCATGTGAGAAAGAGCCAACGGATGCTGCAGGAAATTTAACGAATCAAGAAAGGCTTGATATAACCGCTTACGCTcag
- the LOC136030564 gene encoding zinc finger RNA-binding protein-like isoform X1, with translation MSNYFGFTGNNQYVAQSTAYPTAATNYVAATAYAAAAAQPRPGYDPSSFTSTGYGNTSGFPNAYGGVTSITPSYDYSAYARAAANTAVGTAVTAASNTSAYDNAIKTHYGSYNTIQSKSQSYSTPSVTYSTSYSSTTVSANPSATYTSQTAQAAATPKPYSGYEAALYNAATSLLAQKSQEVKKTGAPITTGWTTAKKPYQGHQKPYQDRSQLQKLGYTTPRPPPKPQQLMYCDVCKISCAGPQTYKEHLDGQKHKKKEALAKAGQTAIAVPKNAAALRCELCDVACTGSDAYAAHIRGAKHQKVVKLHTRLGKPIPSDEPQLITSSGAIVPSSAVAATTGNVSTTTTTAAPTSTTSSTGAVRAAPPKISFVAGKGASTAATPAAVKDVSPTASAVKDDKVASEVANAVRILEEEKNVQPIGQEFVEEVKTDEGRVVNYHCKLCDCRFTDPNAKDMHMKGRRHRLAYKKKVDPTLSVEMKPSSRRQKAESERERRQRLKEEAMRKRREEMVANMQEDEGAMWDQFRRHEDEVNYIEYMEWCRQYGPGFRGPQMGPRMPVGMGPPPMGMMPPMGMVGMPPVFPQSYDDRHVNAKHQSLFPEEKEMEYMQKTVTMIEKALKLVSDQFTTEDEVKAKAEAAASPKTEVTEPPKTEAVAASKADKPKIEKESLPGLETEKKEGEKKDKPQASNRILKGVMRVGRLAKGLILKGNRDVRLIVFCANVPTIQLLQRLNASVQPHLKAVDPDGKYSVKSDPRTAALVITRESPEYVVSVRLTLTSPVLREGQGAEKEGTNNTSQAKTPAVNVKGALDRQSCLEALASLRHTKWFQARAVGLPFCVLVLRVLRDMSMRIPALRPLKHWALELIAEKVLFSAGAPLSPGAALRRILEAIASGFLLEGGPGLLDPCEKEPTDAAGNLTNQERLDITAYAQHALRLFAFRQVYKVLDMEQLPAPAKQKGGRGGYGNRKRRRESAGDAEETSAEGKKDKRDEGAEGAVAEKATEKITI, from the exons TGCTCAAAGTACAGCATATCCAACAGCAGCAACTAATTATGTAGCTGCTACCGCTTATGCTGCTGCAGCAGCACAGCCCAGACCTGGATATGATCCTTCTAGTTTCACATCAACTGGATATGGAAATACTTCTGGATTTCCAAACGCATATGGAG GTGTGACTTCAATAACTCCATCATATGACTACAGTGCATATGCACGAGCTGCAGCCAATACAGCTGTTGGAACTGCTGTAACAGCTGCAAGTAACACTAGTGCATATGATAACGCCATCAAAACTCATTATGGATCGTATAATACAATACAGTCAAAAAGTCAGTCATATTCAACACCTTCTGTGACCTACTCAACTAGTTATTCGTCAACTACTGTATCAGCAAACCCAAGTGCAACATATACATCTCAGACTGCTCAAGCTGCAGCTACTCCTAAGCCTTACAGTGGCTATGAGGCTGCACTTTATAATGCTGCAACTTCTCTTCTTGCTCAAAAGAGCCAAGAAGTTAAGAAAACGGGGGCTCCTATCACTACTGGATGGACTACTGCTAAGAAACCTTACCAAGGACATCAGAAACCATACCAAGATCGATCTCAGTTGCAAAAACTAGGGTATACTACTCCAAGGCCACCACCAAAGCCACAGCAGTTGATGTACTGTGATGTTTGCAAAATTAGCTGTGCTGGGCCCCAA acttATAAAGAGCACTTGGATGGACAGAAGCACAAGAAGAAAGAGGCATTAGCAAAAGCTGGCCAAACTGCTATTGCTGTACCCAAAAATGCGGCAGCTCTTCGTTGTGAGCTCTGCGATGTTGCCTGTACTGGATCAGATGCGTATGCTGCCCACATTCGAGGGGCTAAACATCAAAAGGTTGTTAAACTTCATACAAGACTTGGTAAGCCCATACCCTCTGATGAACCACAGTTGATTACAAGCAGTGGTGCAATTGTACCATCATCTGCTGTAGCAGCCACCACTGGCAATGTTTCAACTACGACAACGACGGCTGCTCCAACATCAACTACTTCTTCAACTGGTGCAGTTAGAGCCGCTCCACCCAAAATAAGTTTTGTTG CTGGCAAAGGAGCTTCAACTGCTGCCACTCCTGCTGCTGTCAAAGATGTCTCTCCTACAGCCTCTGCTGTTAAAGATGACAAAGTAGCCAGTGAAGTTGCTAATGCTGTTCGTATccttgaagaagaaaagaatgtTCAACCAATAGGACAAGAATTTGTGGAAGAAGTGAAGACGGACGAAGGACGTGTGGTAAACTATCATTGCAAGTTATGTGATTGTCGCTTCACTGATCCTAATGCCAAGGATATGCATATGAAAGGGCGTCGCCATCGTTTAGCTTACAAGAAGAAG GTTGATCCAACTTTGAGTGTTGAAATGAAACCATCGTCTCGCCGCCAAAAGGCTGAGTCAGAAAGAGAACGCCGCCAGAGACTCAAGGAAGAGGCCATGAGAAAACGCAGAGAAGAAAT GGTTGCCAATATGCAAGAAGACGAAGGAGCAATGTGGGACCAGTTTCGACGCCATGAAGATGAGGTCAATTACATAGAATATATGGAATGGTGCCGCCAGTACGGTCCTGGTTTTAGAGGACCACAAATGGGACCTCGTATGCCAGTTGGAATGGGACCTCCTCCAATGGGTATGATGCCGCCGATGGGTATGGTTGGTATGCCACCTGTTTTTCCACAGTCATATGATGACAGACATGTCAATGCTAAGCATCAGTCACTCTTTCCAGAG GAGAAGGAAATGGAGTATATGCAAAAAACGGTTACTATGATTGAAAAGGCTTTGAAATTAGTCTCAGATCAGTTTACTACAGAAGACGAGGTGAAGGCAAAGGCTGAGGCTGCTGCTTCACCAAAGACTGAGGTGACTGAACCTCCAAAGACTGAAGCTGTGGCTGCATCAAAGGCTGATAAGCCAAAAATCGAAAAGGAATCTCTTCCAGGACTTGAGACAGAAAAGAAAGA gGGAGAAAAGAAGGACAAACCTCAAGCATCTAATAGGATTCTCAAGGGTGTTATGAGAGTTGGCCGCCTTGCTAAAGGTTTAATTCTCAAAGGCAATCGTGATGTTCGTCTCATCGTATTTTGTGCCAATGTTCCTACTATACAACTCTTGCAACGTCTTAACGCTTCTGTGCAGCCGCACTTGAAG GCCGTGGATCCCGATGGAAAGTACTCAGTTAAGAGTGATCCTAGGACAGCTGCTTTGGTTATAACCAGAGAATCACCGGAATACGTTGTATCTGTTCGTCTTACTTTGACTTCGCCAGTTCTTCGTGAGGGACAAGGTG ctgaaaaagaagGAACTAATAATACGAGCCAAGCTAAGACACCAGCTGTGAACGTCAAGGGCGCACTTGATCGCCAATCCTGTTTGGAAGCATTGGCTTCGCTTCGTCATACTAAATGGTTTCAG GCTAGAGCTGTTGGTCTGCCCTTCTGCGTTTTGGTCCTAAGAGTTCTTCGAGACATGTCGATGCGTATCCCTGCTCTTCGCCCCTTGAAGCACtgg gcTCTGGAATTGATTGCAGAAAAGGTTTTGTTTAGTGCTGGTGCGCCACTTAGTCCCGGTGCGGCTCTAAGAAGAATACTAGAGGCTATTGCATCTGGATTTCTTCTCGAAG GTGGCCCAGGTCTACTTGACCCATGTGAGAAAGAGCCAACGGATGCTGCAGGAAATTTAACGAATCAAGAAAGGCTTGATATAACCGCTTACGCTcag